The genomic region GCGCGGTACGCCCAACGCCAGCAGGGACTTCATCTCGGAGCCAAACAGCAGCTTATCTTCGTCGCGGTACACCAAAATGGGCTTCTCCCCCATCCGGTCGCGAGCAATGAACAGGGAGTTTTCTTCCTTGTCGTAAATCGCCAGACCGAAGAAGCCATTGAGCTTTTTCAGAAAGTTGCGCCCTTCGGTGATGTATAGCTGCAGAATGACCTCGGTATCAGTCTGAGAATGAAAACGACAGCCTTTGGCTATCAGCTTCTGCCGCAGCTCTTTAAAGTTGAATATCTCTCCATTGAATACAATAGTATAGCGCTCCGACTCATCGGTCATAGGCTGGTTGCCATCGGCCGAGAGGTCCAGAATGGCCAAACGGCGGAAGCCCAGCCCGACACAGTCGTAGACGTATTGCCCCCGCGAATCGGGTCCCCGACTCTCTATGGCGTCGGTAGCGGCAGGTAGGGCGGCCAGCGTCGTGCGGCCCGCATCGGTAAAGGCGAATGTTCCGGTGATTCCACACATAGCAGGCGGTAAAAGTACGAAGTCTGCGGACTACCCCGTAAATAAAGTGCCAGATAACGCCGCAACCAAAGCTTGGTTGGTTTAGTACACCTTGGTACCTGCTCACTCTCAGCCCTTGTAACTTATGAATCTGCAAGAACAAATAAACCTGCAAACACAATTTGAAACCGCCATTACCCGCGTAGACAGCCTACCTGCCGAGAAAGGCGCCGAATACATGACCGACCTTTACGGTCTCTACAAGCAAGCCACGGACGGTGACCACGACACTAAACACGACGAGGTAGACCCCGACGACCACGATAACCCCAACGGTCCGGCCGGTCTCTCGCAGGCGCAGTGGGACTCGTGGAGTAAGTATAAAGGCCTGCCCGAGGAGGAAGCCAAGCGGCAGTACATAGATCTGGTCAACAAAATTGCCGGCCCGATAGGCGAAGCAGCTAACATCATCACTGGCAACGGTCAGCCCGCTACGGCTACGCAGGTGAATCCCGCCGGCACCGCCACCGTCGACGATCCGCAACCAGGGCAGTCAGCACCCGGTGGCCTACGGGGCAACCTGGATGGTGGCGCGCCCTACGGCGGCGAGGACGAATTGAAGCTAAAACAGTAGTCTGAACCACGGATTCGCTCGGATTTGTCGGATGACACGGATTTTGTAGGCGACTAAAACAAAAGCAGCTGCCCAATTTGGGCAGCTGCTTTTGTTTATAACACTATATCACACAGATGGATTTTAGAGGCAGCGCAAATCGTCCACAAAATCCGTGTCATCCAACAAATCCGAGCGAATCCGTGGTTCAGATAACCTGCATTATCTGTGCGTCGAAAA from Hymenobacter aerilatus harbors:
- a CDS encoding acyl-CoA-binding protein; its protein translation is MNLQEQINLQTQFETAITRVDSLPAEKGAEYMTDLYGLYKQATDGDHDTKHDEVDPDDHDNPNGPAGLSQAQWDSWSKYKGLPEEEAKRQYIDLVNKIAGPIGEAANIITGNGQPATATQVNPAGTATVDDPQPGQSAPGGLRGNLDGGAPYGGEDELKLKQ